A window of Emcibacter sp. SYSU 3D8 genomic DNA:
CCGCCCGAGCTGGACGAGATCATGGCGCTGGCGCTGCGGGTCAACGACTTCCTCAGCGGCCTGTTCCTGGGCATCGGCATCAAGCTGATCGACTTCAAGCTTGAGTTCGGCCGCCTGTATGACGACCAGGATCAGATGCGTATCGTGCTGGCCGACGAGATCAGCCCGGACAATTGCCGGCTGTGGGACCTGCACACCCAGGAAAAGATGGACAAGGATCGTTTCCGCCGCGGCCTTGGCGGCGAGGCGGAAGCCTATCAGGAAGTGGCGCGCCGGCTGGGTATCCTGCCGGAGAGCGGCCCCACCGACATGAAGGGACCGGAGGTCATGCAGTGAAGGCACGGGTGCATGTGACGTTGAAGCCGGGCGTACTGGATCCGCAGGGACGCGCCATCCAGCACACGCTGGCTTCGCTGGGATTCGGTGGCGTATCGGACGTGCGCCAGGGCAAGTACCTGGAGCTGGATCTGGCCGAGACCGACCGCGCCGCCGCGGAAAAGGCGGTAAAGGACATGTGCGAGAAGCTTCTCGCCAATACCGTCATCGAGAACTACAGCATCGATCTGGTGGAATGAAGCCGGCTGTCATCGTTTTCCCCGCCTCGAACTGCGACCGGGATGCCGCCGTCGCCATCGAGAAAATCTGTGGCGTGAAGCCGCAAATGATCTGGCACGGCGATAGCACGCTGCCCGATCTGGACCTGATTGTGATCCCGGGAGGCTTCGCCTTCGGCGATTACCTGCGCTGCGGCGCCATGGCGGCCCGTTCGCCGGTGATGCGCGAAGTGGTCGACCGGGCGAACAGGGGCACGCCCGTTCTGGGCATCTGCAACGGCTTCCAGGTGCTGACCGAAGCGGGGCTGCTGCCGGGCGCGCTGATGATGAACGCGCACCTGAAGTTTGTCTGCAAGGATGTGGCACTGACGGTCGAGAGCAACGAGTCCGTGTTCACCAATCGCTATCGGGCGGGCGAGATCGTCACCTATACGGTCGCCCACCACGAGGGCAATTATTTCACCGACGACGCCACGTTGGCCCGGATCGAGCAGAACGGCCAGGTCGCCTTCCGCTACGTGAACAACCCTAACGGCGCGCGCAACGACATTGCCGGGATCTTCAATGAAAAGCGCAACGTGCTGGGGCTGATGCCCCATCCGGAGCGCATGATCGAATCTGATCTCGGCGGCGCCGACGGCGCAAGGATGTTCGAAAGCCTGGTGGCCTCCCTATGAACGCGATCACGCCCGCAATGGTGGCCGAGCACGGCCTGAAGTCCGACGAATACGATCGCATCAAGCGGGCGCTGAACCGCGAGCCCAATATCACCGAGCTGGGCATCTTCTCGGTGATGTGGTCCGAGCATTGCTCGTACAAGTCCTCGCGCCGTCACTTGCGCAAGCTGCCGACCGAGGCGCCGTGGGTGATCTGCGGCCCGGGCGAGAACGCCGGCATCATCGACATCGGCGACGGCCAGGCCGCCATCTTCAAGATGGAAAGCCACAACCATCCCAGCTTCATCGAGCCCTATCAGGGCGCGGCGACGGGCGTGGGCGGCATCCTGCGCGACGTGTTCACCATGGGCGCCCGGCCGGTCGCCAACCTGAACGCGCTGCGCTTCGGCAGCCCGGACCATCCCAAGACCCGTCATCTGCTGGCCGGCGTCGTCGCCGGCATCGGCGGCTATGGCAATTGCGTCGGCGTGCCGACCATCGGCGGCGAGTGCGACTTCCACCCCGCCTATAACGGCAACATCCTGGTCAACGCCATGACCGTGGGCATCGCCGACACCGACAAGATCTTCTATTCGGCCGCTGCCGGCATCGGCAATTCCATCGTCTATGTGGGATCCAAGACCGGCCGCGACGGCATCCACGGCGCGACCATGGCATCGGCCGAATTCGGCGAGAACAGCGAGGAGAAGCGCCCGACCGTCCAGGTTGGCGATCCCTTCACCGAAAAGCTGCTGATCGAGGCATGCCTCGAGCTGATGGCAACCGACGCCATCGTCGCCATCCAGGACATGGGCGCCGCCGGCCTCACCTCGTCGTCGGTCGAGATGGGCTCGAAGGGCGAGGTCGGCATCGAACTGGACCTCGACCACGTGCCGCAGCGCGAGACCGGCATGACGGCCTACGAGATGATGCTGTCGGAAAGCCAGGAGCGCATGCTCATGGTGCTCAAGCCCGGCCGCGAGGACGAGGCCCTGGCGATCTTCCGCAAATGGGACCTGGACTTCGCCATCATCGGCAAGGTCACCGACACCCGCCATCTGGTGCTGAAGCATCAGGGCGAGATCGTGGCCGACATTCCGCTGGAACCGCTGGTCGAGGACGCGCCCAATTACGACCGCCCCCATGAGGAGACCGAGAAACAGGACGTGCTCGGTCCCGACGCGTTCACCGCGCCCGAGAGCAACGCCGACGCCCTGCGCGAGTTGCTGGCGACGCCCGACCTGGCCTCGAAGCGCTGGATCTACCAGCAATACGACCACATGGTCATGGGCGACACCATCGGCCGCCCGGGCGGCGACGCCGGCGTGGTGCGCGTCCACGGGACGAACAAGGCACTGGCCATCAGCACCGACTGCACGCCCCGCTACTGCAAGGCCGATCCGGTCGAGGGCGGCAAGCAGGCGGTCGCCGAGACCTGGCGCAATATCACCGCGACGGGCGCCATCCCGCTCGCCATCACCAACTGCCTGAACTTCGGCAATCCGGAAAAGCCGGCCATCATGGGCCAGTTCGTCGGCTGCATCGAGGGCATGGCGGAAGCGTGCCTGGCGCTCGACTATCCGGTCATCTCCGGCAACGTGTCGCTGTACAACGAGACCAACGGCCAGGCCATCCTGCCGACACCCGCGATCGGCGGCGTGGGCATCCTGACCAATTACGACCAGCGCGCCTCGATCGCGTTTCCCGCCGAGGGCGAGACCATCGTGGTGATCGGCGACACCGAGGGTCACCTGGGCCAGTCGCTCTATGCCCGCGAACTCTGCGGCCGCGAGGACGGCGCGCCGCCGCCCGTGGACCTGTCGGTCGAGCGCAGGAACGGCGATCTGGTGCGCGGCCTGATCCTGACCGGTGCCGCCACCTCGTGCCACGATGCCTCCGGCGGCGGCCTGCTGGTCGCCATCGCCGAAATGGCCATGGCCTCGGGCATCGGCGCCACCCTGGACTACGACCGCGGCGAGGTACCATCCTATGCCTTCCTGTTCGGCGAGGACCAGGGCCGCTACGTCATCACCACGAACAATCCGGAACTGGTGCTGGAGCAGGCCGCCGTCGACGGCGTCAACGCGTCGGTCATCGGCAAGACCGGCGGCGCCGCATTGAAAATTTCCCAGTTCGATTCCATATCAGTCGCAGAACTGACCCAGGTTCATGAAGGCTGGCTGCCAGCCTTCATGGCCATCCCCTGACGCAGGAGCCGATCGCCCATGGCGATGGACGCACACGAAATCGAAAAGCTGATCAAGGAAGCCCTGCCCGACGCGACGGTCACCATCGAGGACCTGCGCGGCGACGGCGACCATTATGCCGCCCGTGTGATTTCCGAAGCGTTCCGGGGCAAGAACCGGGTACAACAGCACCAGATCGTCTACAAGGCACTGCAGGGCAATATGGGCGGCGTATTGCATGCCCTGGCGCTGCAGACCTCCGTACCGGAGTAGGAACCAGCGATGAGCGACAACCCCGTATTCGACCAGATCCAGTCCGAACTGGACGCCAGCGAGATCGTGCTGTTCATGAAGGGCTCGCCCCTTTTCCCGCAGTGCGGCTTTTCGGCCACCACGGTCGAGATCCTCAAGCGCATGAACGTGCCGTTCAAGGGCATCAACGTGCTGGCCGACGACGAGATCCGCAACGGCATCAAGGAATTCAGCGACTGGCCGACCATTCCCCAGCTCTACGTGAAGGGTGAATTCGTCGGCGGCTGCGACATCGTCCGCGAGATGTACGAGACCGGCGAGCTGCACGAATACATGAAGTCCAAGGGCTTCGATCCCGAATACGTGTAACCGGCTCGCCCCCTCTCCCCGCTCTTGTCACCCGGAACGGGCCCGTGGTGACGACGGGGCGCTGTGACAGGGCGGATCAGTCCCTCGCGAAGCCATGGGTCCGCTCCACGCGGCACACATCCAGCCTGAACCAGTCGTAGAACCGCGCGCGGCCCATGGCCTGTGCGCCGAGATGTTCGGCGTTGGCGCGCCAGGCGGCCACCGCCGCCTCGGATGCCCAGTAACTCACCGTGATCCCCAGACCGCCCTCGCCCCGGACGCTGTCGTGGCCCAGATAGCCGGGCTGGCCCCGGACCAGCGTCTCCATGCGGTCGGCCACGGCGCCATAGCCCTCGGCATCGGCGCCCAAACGGGACGTGAAGATGACGGCGTAGGCGCCTTTTTCCATGGCATAGCCCCTTCACAATAGTGACACTGGCGGTCTGCTAGCCTTGCCAGACTCCGCCCCAGAGCGCCAGCCGGAACCTGCCATGACCGACGACGACGATTTCTGCGACCGCCCCCTCAACTCGACCAGTCTCGACGAGATCATCTCCCGCCGGATCAGCCGGCGCACGGTGCTGAAGGGTGGCCTCGCCGCCTCGGCGGCGCTGGCGACGGTCAGTCCGGCGGCGCTGCGGGCCGTGGAGACGGCGACTGCACAGCCCTTCACCTTCAAGGGGCTGGAACGCGGCGTCGACGAAACCCATCATGTGGCGGACGGCTACGACGCCCAGGTGCTGATCCGCTGGGGTGATCCCGTGCTGCCCGGCGCGCCCGCTTTCGACCCGTCCAATCAGTCGGCTGAGTCCCAGGCGCTGCAATTCGGCTACAACAACGACTTCATCGGCTATGTCCCGCTGCCCGCCGGTTCGAAGAATTCGGAACACGGCCTGCTGTGCGTGAATCATGAATATGTCTCATCAGAGATCATGCACCCGCCGATCCCGGGCGAGCTTGATGAGACCGCCCGCGCCGAATACCTGAAACGACGGGTACACACCGAGATCGCCGCCCATGGGGGCTCGATCATCGAGGTCCGCAGGCAGGACGGCGCCTGGCAGGTGGTAAGGGACAGCAAATACGCCAGGCGCATCACCGCCGCGACTCCCATGAAGGTGCACGGACCTGCGGCCGGCCATCCATGGTTGCGGACCAACGCCGACCCGGAAGGCAGGACCGTCCTGGGCACCCTCAACAATTGTGCTGGCGGCATCACGCCGTGGGGCACCTATCTGATGGCGGAAGAGAATTTCCACTTCTACTTCAGCGGCGCCTTGCACGGCGGCGATCCCCGGCGCGAAAGCCACAAGCGATACGGCATTCCCAGAAAAGGCAACTGGGCACAGGCCGATTCCCGGTTCGACGTGGGCTCGGAACCCAACGAGCCTTTCCGCTTCGGCTGGGTCGTCGAGGTGGACCCGTTCGACCCGTCATCCATGCCGGTCAAGCACACCGCTCTGGGACGGTTTGTGCACGAAGGCGCGGAACCCATCGTCAACCGCGACGGACGCCTCGTCGTCTATATGGGCGACGACGCGCGGTTCGAATATCTCTACCGCTATGTTTCCGACGAACGCTACGACCCGGGCCAGCGCATGGAGAATGCCGCACTGCTGGACGAGGGCACGCTGTCCGTCGCCCGGTTCGACGACGCCGGCGCATTGGCCTGGATCCCGCTTGTGCATGGCCAGCACGGCCTGGACAAGGCCAATGGCTTCGAAAGCCAGGCGGATGTGTTGATCCATGCCCGGCTGGCCGCAGACCTGGTCGGCGCCACGCCCATGGACCGGCCCGAGGATGTGGAACCCAACCCGGTGAGCGGCAAGGTCTATGTCATGCTTACCAACAACTCCCAGCGCGGCAAGGCCGGCTTTGCCGCGCCTGACGGCCCAAATCCGCGCGCCGGCAATTCCAGCGGCCAGATCCTCGAAATCACGCCCGATGGCGGCGATCACACGGCCGCGACAGCGCGTTGGGACCTGCTGGTCCGCTGCGGCGACCCCCAGCGCGACGGGATCGGCGCGGTATGGAATCCGGCGACCGGCGAGAATGGCTGGTTCTCGTCACCCGACAATTGCGCGGTCGATCCGGCAGGCAATCTCTGGGTGGCGACCGACCAGGGCGACAATTGGGTGTTCAATTCCGGCAAGCCCGCATCCGATACCCCCAAGGGCGAGGTGCCGGAGGGCGTCTCCGCCGACGGCTTCTGGGCGATCGAAACCGAAGGTCCGGGCCGCGGGCTGGCAAGGATGCTGTTCCGCTGCCCCATCGGCGCGGAAATGTGCGGCCCGCGCTTCACACCCGACGGACAAACCCTGTTCCTGGCCATCCAGCACCCCGGCGACGACAGCTGCGACAGATGGCCCCTGTTCAAGGGGCCCTCCAGCTTCGCGAATCCCGGCACACGCTGGCCCGACTTCAGGCCGGACATGCCGCCGCGTCCATCGGTGGTGGTGGTGACCAGGCAGGGCGGCGGCCGCATCGGCACCTGAGCGGCCGATGGAACGCCGGCCTGTCAGGCGCCCCAATAAAAACGGGCCGGATTTGCATCCGGCCCGTCTGAAATTCTATGGCAGCAAACTCAGCGCGAGTAGAACTCGACGACCAGGTTCGGCTCCATGTGGACGGCGTAGGGCACGTCACCCAGCTTCGGCGTGCGCACGAAGGTGGCGGACATGGCCTTGTGGTCCACGTCGAGATATTCGGGGGTGTCGCGCTCGGCCGATTCGACGGCTTCCAGCACGACCAGCAGCTGCTTCGACTTGTCGCGCAGCGAGATCACGTCGCCTTCGCGGACCCGGTAGGAAGCAATGTTCACGCGCTTGCCGTTGACCAGCACGTGGCCGTGGTTGACGAACTGGCGGGCGGCGAAAACGGTCGGCACGAACTTGGCGCGGTAGATGACCGCATCCAGCCGGCGCTCCAGCAGGCCGATCAGGTTCTCGCCCGTGTCGCCGCGCAGGCGGACGGCTTCGGCGTAGATGTTGCGGAACTGCTTTTCCGTGATCGAGCCGTAGAAGCCCTTCAGCTTCTGCTTGGCCATCAGCTGGTTACCGAAATCCGACGGCTTGCGGCGACGGCGCTGGCCATGCTCGCCCGGCGGATAGGACCGGTTATTGACGGGGCTCTTGGGACGACCCCAGAGGTTTTCGCCCAGGCGTCGGTCGATCTTGTACTTCGCGTTGATCCGCTTGGTCATTCAGCCGTTCTTCTCGGTTCGCGTTCGTGCAAAAAATAATTGCGGGCATCGCTGCCCGCTTGGGTGGGCGCACTATACGCAGCACAAACTCGATGTCAAACGGTTAGAGACCGGAAAACGGCCCGTTTCGGCATCGACGCCATGATGGCGCGCCCGCGCCCTTGCAGCATGATCCGGCCGCCCATCAGCGGCATCAGCGGGCCGGTGATATGGATGTCCGCGCCGGCGCGGAACGGACGGATCGGTGCACCGCCGCTGTCGGGGCGTCATGCCCCTGCAACGGGATCGATTCGCAGCTCGCCGTCCATTCCGCCAAGGCGGACTCAGACCTGCGGCAGGCGCATGATCTCGGGTGCGCCGTCCATGAATTCGCCCATGGCGCGGCCCAGTTCCTTGAAGTGGGGATAGCCACGGTGCGCCTTCATGGCGTCCTCGCTCTCATAGCGCTCGACGAACACGAACTGCAGCGGGTCTTCGGTGCTGTGCAGTTCATAGAACATGCAGCCCGGCTCATTGGCGTTCACCGCCGCCGACAGCGCCTTGGCGGCCTTCACGAAATCCTCGGCCTTGCCGTCCTTCGCCTTGATCTTGGCGACGATGCACCACGTGGTCATGCGTTTCTCCCCTCGGTCAGTCGTTCTTGACGCCCCGAGTCTTATACGAAGACAGGGCGACGATGATACCCCGAAGCGTGCGCACATCCTGTTCGCGAAAATCCGCGCGCTGCCACATGTTGCGCAGGTTCAGGATCATGCTGGGACGCTTGGCCGGCGGGAACAGGAAGCCCGCCTGGTCGAGCGCCTGCTCCATGTGTTCCATGAAGCCGACCAGCTCTTCCTTGGTCGCCGGCCGCGAGCGCTCGTCGGCCGCGGGCGCGGCGACCGTGCCGCCGGTCGCCATCATCCACTCATAGCCCAGCAGCAGCACGGCCTGGGCAATGTTGATGGAGGCATAGTCGGGATTGGTCGGGATGGTGACGACAGCGTCTGCCAGCGCCACGTCTTCGTTGGCGAGCCCGGACCGTTCGCCGCCGAACAGGATGCCGGTCTTCTCTCCCCGCCCGCTGCGCGACCACAGATCCTCGGCAGTCGCACGCGGGCTCAGCACCGGCTTGATCATACCGCGCTGGCGCGCCGTGGTGGCGACCACATAATTGAGATCGGCGATGGCATCCTCGGTGGTGCGGAACACCGTGGCGTTGTCGAGGATGTCGGTCGAACCCGCCGCCATGGGCACGGCATCGGGATTGGGCCAGCCGTCGCGGGGCCGCACCAGGCGCAGGTCCGTCAGGCCGAAATTGTTCATGGCCCGCGCGGCCGCGCCGATGTTCTCGCCCATCTGCGGCACGACAAGAATGACGGCAGGAGCGGCCAAGGCCGTGCCTAGCCCCGGCGCCGCCAGAGCGGCTGGTCCTGGTCGGTCGAGGGCTGATAGGTGACCGTGAAATCGTCGAACGCCTTCAGTGCATCCTCGATGCTGCGATCGGGCCGCACCTCGAAGGCGTCGAAGCCGACGCGGTGCATGAAGAAAATCTGGTCGCGCAACACGTCACCGGTCGCGCGCAACTCGCCCTTGAAGCCGTAACGCTCGCGCAGCAGCCGGGCCGTGGTGAAGGCACGGCCGTCCCGGAAGATCGGAAAGTTCAGCGCCACGACCTCGAAATTGTCGAGATCGGCGGCAATGTCCTCGGCATGCTCGCTGGACGCAAGCTGGATGCCCAGGCCGCTGTTGCGGCGGCCGATCAACGCCTCGCGCTCGGTCCGCCAGCGCGACAGCGACACGATGATCTTGCCCTCGGGAAGCGGCGCACCGTCTTCCACATGCTGCCAGCCGTCCTCGACGATGGTGCGACCCTTAATGATCTGCATAGACGCGTTCCTTGAAGGGTTCCATGCCGATGCGCCGGTAGCAGTCGATGAACCGCTCCTCGGGCTCGCGATTGGCGACGAAGACCTCGATGACTTTTTCAATGGCGGGCACGACGTCCGCCTCGGAGAATGCGGGCCCCATGATCTTGCCCACCGACGCGTCATCCTCCGGCGATCCGCCGAGGGTGACCTGGTAGAATTCCTCGCCCTTCTTGTCCACGCCCAGAATGCCGATATTGCCGGCATGGTGGTGGCCGCAGGCGTTGATGCACCCGGAGATGTTGAGCCGCAGATCGCCCAGGTCGTGGACGAAATCCAGATCGTCGAACCGGTCGATCAGGCGCTGGGCAACCGGAATCGAGCGCGCGTTGGCCAGGCTGCAATAATCCAGGCCGGGGCAGGCGATGATATCGGTCAGGGTATCGACCGTGGCGCTGGCCATGCCCAGGTCCTTCAGCTTGCCCCACAGCTCGGGCAGACGCGACGTCTCGACATCGGTCAGCACCAGGTTCTGCTTGAAGGTGGTCCGCAGCGTGCCGAACGAATAATCGTCGGCCAGGTCGGCCACGGCGTACATCTGGTCGGTGGTCGCGTCGCCCGGTGCAACGCCCTTCGGCTTCAGCGAGATGGTGACGATGGAATAGCCGGGCGCCTTGTGCGCGGTCACATTCCGGTCATGCCACATCTTGAACTGCTTGTTGCTCGCAACGAGCGAGTCGACCGCCGCGTCGCCATCCGGCAGCGCCCGGTAGGACGGCGGCGTGAAGAACGCCTTCATGCGTTCGATTTCGGCGTCGTCCAGCTCGAGCGAACGGCTCATGTTCTTTGCAAAGTCTTCGTCGACCTGACGGCGGAATTCCTCGATGCCCAGATCCTGCACCAGAATCTTGATTCGGGCCTTGAAGATGTTGTCGCGCCGTCCGTAGCCGTTATAGACGCGCATCACCGATTCCGAATAGGACAGCAGATGCTTCTTCGGCACGAATTCCTTGATGATCTTGCCGACGATGGGCGTGCGGCCCATGCCGCCACCCACGATGATCTGGAAACCGACCTCGCCGGATTCGTTCTTCACCAGCCGGTAGGCCATGTCGTGGAAGTAGACGGCCGCGCGGTCACGCTCGGCGCCGGTCAGTGCAAGCTTGAACTTGCGCGGCAGATACGAGAATTCGGGGTGGAAGGTCGACCACTGGCGCAGGATTTCCGCATAGGGCCGCGGGTCTTCGAGTTCGTCGCGCGCGACACCGGCGAACTGGTCCGTCGAAATATTGCGGATGCAGTTGCCCGAGGTCTGGATGGCGTGCATCTCGACCTTGGCCAGATCGTCGAGGATATCGGGCATGTCTTCCAGCTTGATCCAGTTGTACTGGAGGTTCTGCCGGGTGGTGAAATGGCCGTAGTCGCGGTCGTACTTGCGCGCGATCATCGCCAATTGGCGCAGCTGGTCCGATGACAGGACACCATAGGGCACCGCGACGCGCAGCATGTAGGCGTGAAGCTGCAGGTAAAGGCCGTTCATCAGCCGGAGCGGCCGGAACTCCTCTTCCGTGAGGTCGCCGCGCAGGCGACGTTCCACCTGTCCACGAAACTGGGCATTGCGTTCGGCCAGAACCTGATGGTCGAAGCTGTCGTACTGATACATGTCGTGCCGCTCCTGAGCGCTCTGCGGTGACCGCAGGCAGGCGCCTTTTACTCGCCTTGCCCGCCGAGAGCAACCCCTATTCCACACTATATGTGTGTTGTTAATATGATTTCACATTCTACAGGGTGGTTTTGCGCGGATCAACTGTAACCTTCGCGTGGGACTCCAGCGCCATGTCACAAATCCGAAACCGATCGGTCACCGGATTGACGCTCGGCCGCAGTAGAGAAGACGCAACAAAAAATGCACTGGAGAACTCCCATGCGGTCCATTCTTACGCTTGCCCTGGCTGCCGCGGCCGCCGGGCTGTTCGCCGCCCAGGACGCATCGGCGCTGACCCTCAAACAAATTCTCCGCCACGAAAGCGGCGTCTTCGACAAGAGCGCCGCCGAAATCGTGGTCTTCGACGCGGGCAGCAAGCGCTTCTACGTCGTCAATGGCGCCTCCCCCTCGATCGACATCCTGCAACTGGGCGACGGATCGTCGGCCGACACCGCCTCGTGGTCCGAAGCGGGCACGCTCGCCCTCGGGGAGAACGAATCGCCGACCAGCGTCGCCGTCCATGACGGCCTGGTGGTCGCGGCGGTGCACGGCGCCAAGGAACTGGGCCGGCCGGGCAAGGTGATCTTCTTCGACGCCGCGGGCACAAGGCTGGCCGAAGTCGAGACCGGCTTCCTTCCCGACATGGTCACCTTCACACCCGACGGCAAGTTTGTGCTCACGGCCAATGAGGGCGAGCCGACCGACGATATGGACCCGGAAGGGTCGGTCAGCATCATCGATATCTCGGGCGGCGCCGCCGCGGCCAGGGCCGTTACCATCGGCTTCGAGAGTCTGACCGCCGACGCCATGCGGGCCGCCGGCGTTCGCGTGTTCCCGGGCAAGGAACCCCGGACCGATTTCGAGCCGGAATACATCGCCGTGTCGGCTGACAGCACCACCGCCTGGGTGTCGCTGCAGGAGAACAACGCGCTGGCCAAATTCGACATCGCCACCGCCACCCTGACCGCCGTGCTGCCGCTGGGCACCAAGGACCACAGTCAGGCAGGCATGGGGATGGATCCGAACGACAAGGACGGCAAGATCGACATTGCGCCGGTGCCGGTGCGCGGACTCTACATGCCCGACACCATCGCCGCGTTCAGTGTCGGCGGTAATGCGTATCTCATCACCGCCAACGAGGGTGATGCTCGCAATGAAGACGAACGGGTCGAGAAGGCGAAGATCGACCCCGCCGCCCTGTCCGGTGATCAGAGGAAAAAGCTGGAGCGGCTGAAAATCTCGACCATCGACGGCGATACCGACGGTGACGGCGACATCGACGCGCTGCACGCCTACGGCGCCCGTTCGGTCACCATCTGGGACATTGACGGCAAGGTGGTATGGGACAGCGGCGACCAGATCGAAAAGATCACCGCCGCCCGCCTGGGCAACAACTTCAACAACAACAACGACGAGAACAAATACGAAAGCCGCAGCGACGACAAGGGACCCGAGCCCGAAACTGTCGATGTCGGCGTGATCGATGGCTACACCTA
This region includes:
- the rpsD gene encoding 30S ribosomal protein S4; the protein is MTKRINAKYKIDRRLGENLWGRPKSPVNNRSYPPGEHGQRRRRKPSDFGNQLMAKQKLKGFYGSITEKQFRNIYAEAVRLRGDTGENLIGLLERRLDAVIYRAKFVPTVFAARQFVNHGHVLVNGKRVNIASYRVREGDVISLRDKSKQLLVVLEAVESAERDTPEYLDVDHKAMSATFVRTPKLGDVPYAVHMEPNLVVEFYSR
- the purQ gene encoding phosphoribosylformylglycinamidine synthase subunit PurQ; its protein translation is MKPAVIVFPASNCDRDAAVAIEKICGVKPQMIWHGDSTLPDLDLIVIPGGFAFGDYLRCGAMAARSPVMREVVDRANRGTPVLGICNGFQVLTEAGLLPGALMMNAHLKFVCKDVALTVESNESVFTNRYRAGEIVTYTVAHHEGNYFTDDATLARIEQNGQVAFRYVNNPNGARNDIAGIFNEKRNVLGLMPHPERMIESDLGGADGARMFESLVASL
- a CDS encoding antibiotic biosynthesis monooxygenase; its protein translation is MEKGAYAVIFTSRLGADAEGYGAVADRMETLVRGQPGYLGHDSVRGEGGLGITVSYWASEAAVAAWRANAEHLGAQAMGRARFYDWFRLDVCRVERTHGFARD
- a CDS encoding RNA methyltransferase — translated: MAAPAVILVVPQMGENIGAAARAMNNFGLTDLRLVRPRDGWPNPDAVPMAAGSTDILDNATVFRTTEDAIADLNYVVATTARQRGMIKPVLSPRATAEDLWSRSGRGEKTGILFGGERSGLANEDVALADAVVTIPTNPDYASINIAQAVLLLGYEWMMATGGTVAAPAADERSRPATKEELVGFMEHMEQALDQAGFLFPPAKRPSMILNLRNMWQRADFREQDVRTLRGIIVALSSYKTRGVKND
- a CDS encoding PhoX family phosphatase, with amino-acid sequence MTDDDDFCDRPLNSTSLDEIISRRISRRTVLKGGLAASAALATVSPAALRAVETATAQPFTFKGLERGVDETHHVADGYDAQVLIRWGDPVLPGAPAFDPSNQSAESQALQFGYNNDFIGYVPLPAGSKNSEHGLLCVNHEYVSSEIMHPPIPGELDETARAEYLKRRVHTEIAAHGGSIIEVRRQDGAWQVVRDSKYARRITAATPMKVHGPAAGHPWLRTNADPEGRTVLGTLNNCAGGITPWGTYLMAEENFHFYFSGALHGGDPRRESHKRYGIPRKGNWAQADSRFDVGSEPNEPFRFGWVVEVDPFDPSSMPVKHTALGRFVHEGAEPIVNRDGRLVVYMGDDARFEYLYRYVSDERYDPGQRMENAALLDEGTLSVARFDDAGALAWIPLVHGQHGLDKANGFESQADVLIHARLAADLVGATPMDRPEDVEPNPVSGKVYVMLTNNSQRGKAGFAAPDGPNPRAGNSSGQILEITPDGGDHTAATARWDLLVRCGDPQRDGIGAVWNPATGENGWFSSPDNCAVDPAGNLWVATDQGDNWVFNSGKPASDTPKGEVPEGVSADGFWAIETEGPGRGLARMLFRCPIGAEMCGPRFTPDGQTLFLAIQHPGDDSCDRWPLFKGPSSFANPGTRWPDFRPDMPPRPSVVVVTRQGGGRIGT
- the purS gene encoding phosphoribosylformylglycinamidine synthase subunit PurS, which encodes MKARVHVTLKPGVLDPQGRAIQHTLASLGFGGVSDVRQGKYLELDLAETDRAAAEKAVKDMCEKLLANTVIENYSIDLVE
- the purL gene encoding phosphoribosylformylglycinamidine synthase subunit PurL; translation: MNAITPAMVAEHGLKSDEYDRIKRALNREPNITELGIFSVMWSEHCSYKSSRRHLRKLPTEAPWVICGPGENAGIIDIGDGQAAIFKMESHNHPSFIEPYQGAATGVGGILRDVFTMGARPVANLNALRFGSPDHPKTRHLLAGVVAGIGGYGNCVGVPTIGGECDFHPAYNGNILVNAMTVGIADTDKIFYSAAAGIGNSIVYVGSKTGRDGIHGATMASAEFGENSEEKRPTVQVGDPFTEKLLIEACLELMATDAIVAIQDMGAAGLTSSSVEMGSKGEVGIELDLDHVPQRETGMTAYEMMLSESQERMLMVLKPGREDEALAIFRKWDLDFAIIGKVTDTRHLVLKHQGEIVADIPLEPLVEDAPNYDRPHEETEKQDVLGPDAFTAPESNADALRELLATPDLASKRWIYQQYDHMVMGDTIGRPGGDAGVVRVHGTNKALAISTDCTPRYCKADPVEGGKQAVAETWRNITATGAIPLAITNCLNFGNPEKPAIMGQFVGCIEGMAEACLALDYPVISGNVSLYNETNGQAILPTPAIGGVGILTNYDQRASIAFPAEGETIVVIGDTEGHLGQSLYARELCGREDGAPPPVDLSVERRNGDLVRGLILTGAATSCHDASGGGLLVAIAEMAMASGIGATLDYDRGEVPSYAFLFGEDQGRYVITTNNPELVLEQAAVDGVNASVIGKTGGAALKISQFDSISVAELTQVHEGWLPAFMAIP
- a CDS encoding DUF934 domain-containing protein, with the protein product MQIIKGRTIVEDGWQHVEDGAPLPEGKIIVSLSRWRTEREALIGRRNSGLGIQLASSEHAEDIAADLDNFEVVALNFPIFRDGRAFTTARLLRERYGFKGELRATGDVLRDQIFFMHRVGFDAFEVRPDRSIEDALKAFDDFTVTYQPSTDQDQPLWRRRG
- a CDS encoding putative quinol monooxygenase, with amino-acid sequence MTTWCIVAKIKAKDGKAEDFVKAAKALSAAVNANEPGCMFYELHSTEDPLQFVFVERYESEDAMKAHRGYPHFKELGRAMGEFMDGAPEIMRLPQV
- the grxD gene encoding Grx4 family monothiol glutaredoxin, with translation MSDNPVFDQIQSELDASEIVLFMKGSPLFPQCGFSATTVEILKRMNVPFKGINVLADDEIRNGIKEFSDWPTIPQLYVKGEFVGGCDIVREMYETGELHEYMKSKGFDPEYV
- a CDS encoding BolA family transcriptional regulator, which encodes MAMDAHEIEKLIKEALPDATVTIEDLRGDGDHYAARVISEAFRGKNRVQQHQIVYKALQGNMGGVLHALALQTSVPE